A stretch of the Agromyces larvae genome encodes the following:
- a CDS encoding nuclear transport factor 2 family protein, which produces MPSRAAEWVAGYIRAWETNDPADIAALFSDDAVYLTAPDAKARRGRDEIVAGWLEDRDESGTWAFDWRILHETLELALIQGRTEYPADRDYLNLWIIRFGDDGRAREYTEWYMPRPHGA; this is translated from the coding sequence ATGCCGAGCAGAGCCGCCGAATGGGTCGCAGGGTACATCCGCGCGTGGGAGACGAACGATCCGGCCGACATCGCCGCGCTCTTCAGCGACGACGCCGTCTACCTCACCGCTCCGGACGCCAAGGCCCGGCGCGGGCGCGACGAGATCGTGGCCGGATGGCTCGAGGATCGCGACGAGTCGGGGACGTGGGCGTTCGACTGGAGGATCCTGCACGAGACGCTCGAACTGGCGCTCATCCAGGGGCGCACCGAGTACCCGGCGGATCGCGACTACCTGAACCTGTGGATCATCCGATTCGGCGACGACGGTCGTGCGCGCGAGTACACCGAGTGGTACATGCCGAGGCCGCACGGCGCCTGA
- a CDS encoding aspartate kinase produces the protein MSLIVQKYGGSSVADAESIKRVAKRIVETRKAGNDVVVAVSAMGDTTDELLDLANDVTPIQAPRELDMLLSAGERISMALLAMAIKAMGHEARSFTGSQAGMITDATHGAARIVDVTPVRLQEALDDGAIVIVAGFQGFSRESRDITTLGRGGSDTTAVALAAALNADVCEIYTDVDGVFTSDPRVVKRARKLDRITSEEMLELAASGAKVLHIRAVEYARRHGVTLHVRSSFNNSEGTIVYDPSRSPEGAAVEDSVIAGVAVDLSEAKITIVGVPDKPGAAAAIFKIVANANANVDMIVQNVSAAATGRTDISFTLPKSDGEKALSALGSVQDQVGFESLQYDDQIGKLSLVGAAMRSASGVSAKLFEALYQAGINIEMISTSEIRISVVTRADSVHDAARAVHAAFELDGDTEAVVYAGTGR, from the coding sequence GTGAGCTTGATCGTGCAGAAGTACGGCGGATCGTCCGTCGCCGACGCTGAGAGCATCAAGCGGGTCGCCAAGCGCATCGTCGAGACCCGCAAGGCGGGCAACGACGTGGTCGTGGCGGTCTCCGCGATGGGCGACACGACCGACGAACTCCTCGACCTCGCGAACGACGTCACGCCGATCCAGGCGCCGCGCGAGCTCGACATGCTGCTGTCGGCGGGCGAGCGCATCTCGATGGCGCTGCTCGCGATGGCGATCAAGGCGATGGGCCACGAGGCGCGCAGCTTCACGGGCAGCCAGGCGGGCATGATCACGGATGCCACGCACGGCGCCGCACGCATCGTCGACGTCACCCCGGTGCGCCTGCAGGAGGCGCTCGACGACGGCGCCATCGTCATCGTCGCGGGGTTCCAGGGTTTCAGCCGCGAATCGCGCGACATCACCACGCTCGGCCGCGGCGGCAGCGACACGACGGCGGTCGCCCTCGCGGCGGCGCTGAACGCCGACGTGTGCGAGATCTACACCGACGTGGACGGCGTGTTCACGTCCGACCCGCGGGTCGTGAAGCGCGCCCGCAAGCTCGACCGCATCACGAGTGAAGAGATGCTCGAGCTCGCCGCCTCGGGGGCGAAGGTGCTGCACATCCGCGCCGTCGAGTACGCCCGCCGGCACGGCGTGACGCTGCACGTGCGGTCGTCGTTCAACAACTCCGAGGGCACCATCGTCTACGACCCCTCGCGAAGCCCCGAAGGAGCTGCTGTGGAAGATTCCGTCATCGCCGGCGTCGCCGTCGACCTCTCCGAGGCCAAGATCACCATCGTCGGCGTGCCCGACAAGCCGGGCGCGGCGGCCGCGATCTTCAAGATCGTCGCGAACGCCAACGCGAACGTCGACATGATCGTGCAGAACGTGTCGGCTGCGGCGACCGGTCGCACCGACATCTCGTTCACGTTGCCGAAGTCCGACGGCGAGAAGGCGCTGTCGGCGCTCGGCAGCGTGCAGGACCAGGTCGGCTTCGAGTCGCTGCAGTACGACGACCAGATCGGCAAGCTGTCGCTGGTCGGCGCCGCGATGCGGTCGGCGTCGGGGGTGTCGGCGAAGCTGTTCGAGGCGCTGTACCAGGCCGGCATCAACATCGAGATGATCTCGACGAGCGAGATCCGCATCTCCGTCGTGACCCGGGCCGACAGCGTGCACGACGCGGCGCGTGCGGTGCACGCGGCGTTCGAGCTCGACGGCGACACCGAAGCCGTGGTGTACGCCGGCACCGGTCGCTGA